A window from Rana temporaria chromosome 8, aRanTem1.1, whole genome shotgun sequence encodes these proteins:
- the LOC120909354 gene encoding zinc finger protein 37-like isoform X3 has product MSFRHDLSAGSHLPEPDISTSVLVKEESLSNEEDLLHMEVSKRIPHTQHTSSEDLLHLEVSKPKPYTQHTSSEDLFHLGVSKPKLCTQQTPSEDLLHLEVSKLRSRTQQTSSEDLLHLEVSKPRLRTQHTSSKEDLLHSEVSKSRLRTQHTSSEDLLHSEVSKSRLRTQQTSSEDLLHLEVSKPRLRTQHTSSKEDLLHLEVSKSRLRTQQTSSEDLLHLEVSKPRLRTQHTSSKEDLLHLEVSKPRPCTQQTSSEDLLHLEVSKPSLRTQHTSSEDLLHVEVSKPRLRTQHTSSEEDLLHLEVSKPRPPTQHTSQIDAFSHEDRHPGKLGLHSPEDDTQYISFVIKEEEEEEEDLPDPDSSTNQLQVTSPEMSDESTMLEHFGKNLTSLGNSFNISPNQEPSHQAYPGEEPYTSYGVGVGGDLTAAGYSRNPTDPQANLSKRLMILQKGKTFFCSECGKSSSWKSALVHHQRIHTGEKPFSCHECGKCFISKSHLILHQRTHTGEKPYSCSECGKSFTCSSHLVTHRRVHTGEKPYSCSECGKSFISSSNLIRHQKFHTGDKPYPCPDCGKCYRYNSDLARHQRRRPGGKPYSCSECGMCYFSKCALAVHLQSHGLAPRVLQ; this is encoded by the exons ATGTCCTTTAGGCATGACTTATCTGCAGGGTCTCATCTACCAGAGCCTGACATCTCCACATCAGTTCTTGTCAAAGAGGAGTCCTTGTCAAATGAAGAAGATCTTCTCCACATGGAGGTCTCCAAACGAATTCCACATACACAACATACATCTAGTGAAGATCTTCTCCACTTGGAGGTCTCCAAACCTAAACCATATACACAACATACATCTAGTGAAGATCTATTCCACTTGGGGGTCTCCAAACCAAAACTATGTACACAACAAACACCTAGTGAAGATCTTCTCCACTTGGAGGTCTCCAAACTAAGATCACGTACACAAC AAACATCTAGTGAAGATCTTCTCCACCTTGAGGTCTCCAAACCAAGACTACGTACACAACATACATCTAGTAAAGAAGATCTTCTCCACTCGGAGGTCTCCAAATCAAGACTACGTACACAACATACATCTAGTGAAGATCTTCTCCACTCGGAGGTCTCCAAATCAAGACTACGTACACAACAAACATCTAGTGAAGATCTTCTCCACCTTGAGGTCTCCAAACCAAGACTACGTACACAACATACATCTAGTAAAGAAGATCTTCTCCACTTGGAGGTCTCCAAATCAAGACTACGTACACAACAAACATCTAGTGAAGATCTTCTCCACCTTGAGGTCTCCAAACCAAGACTACGTACACAACATACATCTAGTAAAGAAGATCTTCTCCACTTGGAGGTCTCCAAACCAAGACCATGTACACAACAAACATCTAGTGAAGATCTTCTCCACTTGGAGGTCTCCAAACCAAGTCTACGTACACAACATACATCCAGTGAAGATCTTCTACATGTGGAGGTCTCCAAACCTAGACTACGTACACAACATACATCTAGTGAAGAAGATCTTCTCCACTTGGAGGTCTCCAAACCAAGACCACCTACACAACATACATCTCAAATTGATGCATTCTCACATGAAGACAGGCACCCGGGAAAGCTTGGTCTTCATAGCCCTGAAGATGATACTCAATACATATCTTTTGTCattaaagaggaggaggaggaggaagaagatctaccAGACCCAGACTCATCCACCAATCAATTACAGGTCACATCTCCAGAAATGTCAGATGAATCGACTATGTTGGAACATTTTGGTAAAAATTTGACTTCCCTTGGGAACAGTTTTAATATCTCACCAAACCAGGAACCCTCACATCAAGCCTACCCTGGTGAGGAACCATATACTAGTTATGGTGTCGGTGTAGGTGGTGATTTGACTGCAGCTGGGTACTCCAGAAACCCTACTGACCCACAGGCGAATCTCAGCAAGCGTCTGATGATTCTCCAGAAAGGAAAAACCTTCTTCTGCTCAGAGTGCGGAAAATCATCCTCATGGAAGTCGGCATTAGTCCATCACCAGCgcattcacacaggagagaagccgtttTCTTGCcatgagtgcgggaaatgctttatTAGTAAGTCCCACCTCATTCTACACCAAAGGACTCATacgggagagaagccatattcATGTTCGGAGTGTGGAAAGTCCTTCACCTGCAGCTCGCACCTTGTTACGCACAGAAGGgttcacacgggagagaagccttaTTCCTGCTCTGAGTGCGGCAAAAGCTTCATCAGCAGCTCAAACCTCATCCGGCACCAGAAGTTTCACACCGGAGACAAGCCGTATCCGTGCCCAGACTGCGGCAAATGCTACCGGTACAACTCTGACCTGGCTAGGCatcagaggaggaggcctggtggAAAACCGTACTCTTGTTCGGAGTGTGGAATGTGTTATTTTAGCAAATGCGCCCTCGCTGTGCATCTACAAAGTCATGGACTGGCTCCTCGTGTTCTGCAGTAG
- the LOC120909396 gene encoding oocyte zinc finger protein XlCOF29-like isoform X2, whose protein sequence is MPPKSYLHWTPDTLMMEMDQGHLTERILDLTLEIIYLLTGEKYAAVKITCIESLVQGMYPAMSERWGGSQNSIALPPPHSPILERNNMQKIQEITNKIIDLLTGELHHLEDPTPLFLHHRTV, encoded by the exons ATGCCGCCAAAGTCCTACCTACATTGGACACCGGATACCCTAATGATGGAGATGGATCAGGGTCACCTGACTGAGAGGATATtggacctcaccctggagatcatctacctgctgaccggagag aaatatgctgcagtgAAGATAACATGTATTGAAAGTCTTGTACAAGGGATGTATCCAGCGATGTCAGAACGATGGGGTGGAAGCCAGAACTCCATTGCTTTACCTCCACCTCACTCCCCAATTCTTGAGAGAAACAACATGCAGAAGATTCAAGAAATCACCAACAAAATCATtgatctgctgacaggagag CTTCATCATCTGGAGGATCCGACTCCCTTATTTCTCCATCACCGAACTGTATAA
- the LOC120909354 gene encoding zinc finger protein 37-like isoform X1, with product MDAPRMKEDKPNVTQIILNLTLETIYLLTGEDYEVMKRTSDDGVTSRVPGVLNRSWSHTLNPSPLVMKQEKNDKKILELTNQVIHILTGEVWKHLGKTTLYDYTNLEESPSIRLRDVTHDDPPNCTKVASNFHGDDDHMSFRHDLSAGSHLPEPDISTSVLVKEESLSNEEDLLHMEVSKRIPHTQHTSSEDLLHLEVSKPKPYTQHTSSEDLFHLGVSKPKLCTQQTPSEDLLHLEVSKLRSRTQQTSSEDLLHLEVSKPRLRTQHTSSKEDLLHSEVSKSRLRTQHTSSEDLLHSEVSKSRLRTQQTSSEDLLHLEVSKPRLRTQHTSSKEDLLHLEVSKSRLRTQQTSSEDLLHLEVSKPRLRTQHTSSKEDLLHLEVSKPRPCTQQTSSEDLLHLEVSKPSLRTQHTSSEDLLHVEVSKPRLRTQHTSSEEDLLHLEVSKPRPPTQHTSQIDAFSHEDRHPGKLGLHSPEDDTQYISFVIKEEEEEEEDLPDPDSSTNQLQVTSPEMSDESTMLEHFGKNLTSLGNSFNISPNQEPSHQAYPGEEPYTSYGVGVGGDLTAAGYSRNPTDPQANLSKRLMILQKGKTFFCSECGKSSSWKSALVHHQRIHTGEKPFSCHECGKCFISKSHLILHQRTHTGEKPYSCSECGKSFTCSSHLVTHRRVHTGEKPYSCSECGKSFISSSNLIRHQKFHTGDKPYPCPDCGKCYRYNSDLARHQRRRPGGKPYSCSECGMCYFSKCALAVHLQSHGLAPRVLQ from the exons ATGGATGCCCCAAGAATGAAGGAGGACAAACCTAACGTCACCCAGATAATACTAAATCTCACCCTTGAGACCATCTacctgctgactggagag GACTATGAAGTAATGAAGAGGACGTCTGATGATGGTGTCACTTCCCGTGTCCCCGGGGTATTGAACAGGAGCTGGAGCCATACTCTGAATCCTTCACCTCTTGTTATGAAGCAGGAGAAGAATGACAAGAAAATTCTGGAACTCACCAACCAGGTCATTCACatactgaccggagag GTGTGGAAGCATTTGGGAAAAACAACTCTATATGACTACACAAACCTTGAAGAATCTCCATCTATACGGTTGCGTG atGTGACTCATGACGATCCACCCAACTGCACCAAGGTGGCATCTAATTTCCATGGTGATGATGACCATATGTCCTTTAGGCATGACTTATCTGCAGGGTCTCATCTACCAGAGCCTGACATCTCCACATCAGTTCTTGTCAAAGAGGAGTCCTTGTCAAATGAAGAAGATCTTCTCCACATGGAGGTCTCCAAACGAATTCCACATACACAACATACATCTAGTGAAGATCTTCTCCACTTGGAGGTCTCCAAACCTAAACCATATACACAACATACATCTAGTGAAGATCTATTCCACTTGGGGGTCTCCAAACCAAAACTATGTACACAACAAACACCTAGTGAAGATCTTCTCCACTTGGAGGTCTCCAAACTAAGATCACGTACACAAC AAACATCTAGTGAAGATCTTCTCCACCTTGAGGTCTCCAAACCAAGACTACGTACACAACATACATCTAGTAAAGAAGATCTTCTCCACTCGGAGGTCTCCAAATCAAGACTACGTACACAACATACATCTAGTGAAGATCTTCTCCACTCGGAGGTCTCCAAATCAAGACTACGTACACAACAAACATCTAGTGAAGATCTTCTCCACCTTGAGGTCTCCAAACCAAGACTACGTACACAACATACATCTAGTAAAGAAGATCTTCTCCACTTGGAGGTCTCCAAATCAAGACTACGTACACAACAAACATCTAGTGAAGATCTTCTCCACCTTGAGGTCTCCAAACCAAGACTACGTACACAACATACATCTAGTAAAGAAGATCTTCTCCACTTGGAGGTCTCCAAACCAAGACCATGTACACAACAAACATCTAGTGAAGATCTTCTCCACTTGGAGGTCTCCAAACCAAGTCTACGTACACAACATACATCCAGTGAAGATCTTCTACATGTGGAGGTCTCCAAACCTAGACTACGTACACAACATACATCTAGTGAAGAAGATCTTCTCCACTTGGAGGTCTCCAAACCAAGACCACCTACACAACATACATCTCAAATTGATGCATTCTCACATGAAGACAGGCACCCGGGAAAGCTTGGTCTTCATAGCCCTGAAGATGATACTCAATACATATCTTTTGTCattaaagaggaggaggaggaggaagaagatctaccAGACCCAGACTCATCCACCAATCAATTACAGGTCACATCTCCAGAAATGTCAGATGAATCGACTATGTTGGAACATTTTGGTAAAAATTTGACTTCCCTTGGGAACAGTTTTAATATCTCACCAAACCAGGAACCCTCACATCAAGCCTACCCTGGTGAGGAACCATATACTAGTTATGGTGTCGGTGTAGGTGGTGATTTGACTGCAGCTGGGTACTCCAGAAACCCTACTGACCCACAGGCGAATCTCAGCAAGCGTCTGATGATTCTCCAGAAAGGAAAAACCTTCTTCTGCTCAGAGTGCGGAAAATCATCCTCATGGAAGTCGGCATTAGTCCATCACCAGCgcattcacacaggagagaagccgtttTCTTGCcatgagtgcgggaaatgctttatTAGTAAGTCCCACCTCATTCTACACCAAAGGACTCATacgggagagaagccatattcATGTTCGGAGTGTGGAAAGTCCTTCACCTGCAGCTCGCACCTTGTTACGCACAGAAGGgttcacacgggagagaagccttaTTCCTGCTCTGAGTGCGGCAAAAGCTTCATCAGCAGCTCAAACCTCATCCGGCACCAGAAGTTTCACACCGGAGACAAGCCGTATCCGTGCCCAGACTGCGGCAAATGCTACCGGTACAACTCTGACCTGGCTAGGCatcagaggaggaggcctggtggAAAACCGTACTCTTGTTCGGAGTGTGGAATGTGTTATTTTAGCAAATGCGCCCTCGCTGTGCATCTACAAAGTCATGGACTGGCTCCTCGTGTTCTGCAGTAG
- the LOC120909396 gene encoding zonadhesin-like isoform X1 encodes MSIPILEEHLLCEEHLPIPDISTPTCPTPSSSKKQALPAEEHHPSSDIFTPVHHRQSPTSPIKEGSLQTEEPPSHSNIALPADHIQYISIQIMEEQLPSGEMDHLQHISTATHYKHSASTDLKEDSLSAEEHVPHPDMSLITDLTQSTPSHEGFLSSEHVPHSDISTPAEEIQYISIQIIEEPLSCEVEHFPHSEISTLTQSTPTVEDLPHILTATHHVPCATTDVKEEVPSAVEHRPHILTATHCVPSTTTDVKEEVPSAVEHRPHILTATHRVPSTTTDVKEEVPSAVEHLPHPRISTSTYCTHSKPPQSLSALEHFPHQDSLTPTYHMHSTPRHVKEEHLSAEEHLNTHACPTHSPCTQVKEERFSCEGNPALKL; translated from the exons ATGTCAATTCCTATCCTAGAGGAGCACCTCTTGTGTGAGGAACACCTCCCCATCCCTGATATCTCCACCCCCACGTGTCCTACACCTTCTTCATCTAAGAAGCAAGCCCTCCCAGCTGAAGAACATCACCCCAGCTCCGACATCTTCACACCTGTCCATCATAGGCAGTCACCAACTTCGCCCATTAAGGAGGGGTCACTCCAAACTGAAGAACCTCCTTCACACTCCAATATCGCTTTACCAGCAGACCACATACAATACATATCCATTCAGATTATGGAGGAACAACTACCGTCCGGTGAAATGGACCATCTTCAGCACATCTCCACAGCCACCCATTATAAACACTCTGCATCTACTGATCTTAAAGAGGATTCCCTCTCGGCTGAAGAACATGTTCCGCACCCCGACATGTCTTTAATCACTGATCTTACTCAATCTACACCCTCTCATGAAGGGTTCCTTTCATCAGAACATGTTCCACACTCGGATATCTCCACACCGGCAGAAGAAATACAATATATATCTATTCAGATTATCGAGGAACCTCTTTCCTGTGAAGTAGAACACTTCCCACACTCTGAGATCTCCACGCTAACACAATCTACCCCTACTGTAGAAGATCTTCCACACATCTTAACGGCTACTCATCATGTGCCATGTGCAACCACTGATGTTAAGGAGGAAGTCCCTTCAGCTGTAGAACATCGTCCACACATCTTAACGGCTACTCATTGTGTGCCATCTACAACCACTGATGTTAAGGAGGAAGTCCCTTCAGCTGTAGAACATCGTCCACACATCTTAACGGCTACTCATCGTGTGCCATCTACAACCACTGAT GTTAAGGAGGAAGTCCCTTCAGCTGTAGAACATCTCCCCCATCCAAGAATTTCTACATCcacatattgtacacactcaaAACCTCCTCAAAGCCTCTCAGCTCTGGAACATTTTCCCCACCAGGACAGTTTAACACCAACATATCATATGCATTCCACACCTCGTCATGTTAAGGAGGAACACCTTTCAGCTGAGGAACATCTCAACACACATGCGTGTCCTACCCATTCTCCGTGTACTCAGGTTAAAGAGGAACGCTTCTCATGTGAAGGGAACCCAGCCCTTAAGCTGTGA
- the LOC120909370 gene encoding zinc finger protein 436-like, which produces MEDGENHKTQKILNLTLEIIYLLTGEDYIVIKKTLETNMAPNCLALVPGGWNRSQGLIMEPPPHCLALERDNDKKILEVTQKIIELLTGEAQSHGEEHGDRKKDFVMECWKAPKSPDSLGRLAHFNAPSLDLLKDLRTLHPTVAKSCSAQELDTAHSPEKNALCRPVDFSKAVYHVQTTSPNVKGKMAVPVEDTDLDCGHQTSLGVKESALCNEEGLALPTHRSTSGHVKEEPSSSDEENLSNGEAISVIVKEEPDSGDEEHLPTEEQSQTWTGKSGLPDHSKCYICNQDLSPQEMVYIAGELYPYTTCGTCFTDNAQVMMHRTTHVVDKCYSCSECGKSFANNSHLVRHQRVHSGDKPYSCPDCGRSFANSSHLVRHQRVHTGDKPYSCLQCGRCFSNNSHLVIHQRVHTGDKPYSCDECGKSFGTKQNMDRHKRIHTGEKPFACAICKRSFAHKSAMIKHERIHTGERPYTCGECGKGFVAKSELVKHERTHTGEKPYECTECGKRFSRNYELGLHKKIHTGEKPHCCPQCGKWFLRKYEFILHERTHTGETPYCCSICGNGFSHRTNFSRHLSTHTSYNP; this is translated from the exons ATGGAGGATGGagagaatcacaagacccagaagatattaaacctcaccctggagatcatctacctgctgactggagag GATTATATCGTCATCAAGAAGACACTGGAGACAAATATGGCGCCCAACTGCCTCGCCCTTGTCCCAGGAGGATGGAACAGAAGCCAAGGTCTCATAATGGAGCCTCCACCTCACTGTCTTGCATTGGAAAGAGATAATgacaagaagattctagaagtcacccagAAGATCattgagctgctgacaggagag GCACAGAGCCATGGAGAAGAACATGGGGACCGTAAGAAGGATTTTGTAATGGAGTGCTGGAAGGCCCCCAAGTCTCCAG ATTCCCTAGGAAGACTCGCCCATTTCAATGCACCATCACTGGACCTTCTGAAAGACCTCAGAACGCTCCACCCCACCGTTGCCAAATCCTGCTCAGCGCAGGAACTTGATACGGCACACTCTCCAGAGAAGAACGCACTCTGTAGACCCGTTGACTTCTCCAAAGCAGTGTATCATGTTCAAACTACATCTCCTAATGTTAAAGGGAAAATGGCCGTACCAGTAGAAGACACGGACTTAGATTGTGGGCATCAGACGTCTCTTGGTGTTAAGGAGTCAGCCTTGTGTAACGAGGAAGGACTAGCTCTACCCACTCACCGCTCAACATCTGGTCATGTTAAGGAGGAGCCCTCTTCATCTGATGAAGAGAACCTCTCAAACGGGGAAGCCATATCTGTTATAGTTAAGGAGGAACCAGATTCAGGTGATGAAGAGCACCTACCAACCGAAGAGCAGTCCCAAACATGGACAGGAAAAAGTGGCTTGCCTGACCATAGTAAGTGCTACATATGTAACCAGGACCTCTCTCCACAAGAAATGGTCTATATTGCAGGAGAACTCTACCCGTACACCACATGTGGGACATGCTTCACAGACAACGCCCAGGTTATGATGCACCGGACCACGCACGTGGTCGACAAGTGCTATTCTTGCTCCGAGTGCGGCAAATCCTTCGCAAACAACTCACACCTGGTCCGACACCAACGAGTCCACTCTGGTgacaagccgtattcctgtcccgaCTGCGGGAGGAGCTTCGCCAACAGCTCCCACCTTGTACGCCACCAGCGGGTCCACACTGGGGACAAGCCTTACTCCTGCCTGCAGTGCGGGCGCTGCTTCTCCAACAACTCCCACCTCGTCATCCACCAGCGGGTCCACACGGGCGACAAGCCCTACTCCTGCGACGAGTGCGGCAAAAGCTTCGGCACCAAACAGAACATGGACCGCCACAAGAGGatccacacgggggagaagcccttCGCCTGTGCCATCTGCAAAAGGAGCTTCGCCCATAAGTCGGCCATGATCAAACACGAGCGGATCCACACAGGGGAGCGGCCGTACACCTGCGGCGAGTGCGGGAAGGGCTTTGTGGCCAAGTCCGAGTTGGTAAAACACGAGAGGacccacacgggggagaagccatacgaGTGCACCGAGTGCGGGAAACGTTTCAGCCGCAACTACGAACTCGGCCTTCACAAGAAgattcacacgggggagaagcctcaCTGTTGTCCTCAGTGCGGAAAATGGTTCCTGAGGAAGTACGAGTTCATCCTTCATGAGAGGACCCACACAGGGGAGACGCCATATTGCTGCTCCATATGCGGGAATGGATTCAGCCACCGGACTAATTTCAGCCGCCACTTGAGCACTCACACATCTTATAACCCTTAA
- the LOC120909354 gene encoding zinc finger protein with KRAB and SCAN domains 3-like isoform X2, whose amino-acid sequence MDAPRMKEDKPNVTQIILNLTLETIYLLTGEDYEVMKRTSDDGVTSRVPGVLNRSWSHTLNPSPLVMKQEKNDKKILELTNQVIHILTGEVWKHLGKTTLYDYTNLEESPSIRLRDVTHDDPPNCTKVASNFHGDDDHMSFRHDLSAGSHLPEPDISTSVLVKEESLSNEEDLLHMEVSKRIPHTQHTSSEDLLHLEVSKPRLRTQHTSSEDLLHSEVSKSRLRTQQTSSEDLLHLEVSKPRLRTQHTSSKEDLLHSEVSKSRLRTQHTSSEDLLHSEVSKSRLRTQQTSSEDLLHLEVSKPRLRTQHTSSKEDLLHLEVSKSRLRTQQTSSEDLLHLEVSKPRLRTQHTSSKEDLLHLEVSKPRPCTQQTSSEDLLHLEVSKPSLRTQHTSSEDLLHVEVSKPRLRTQHTSSEEDLLHLEVSKPRPPTQHTSQIDAFSHEDRHPGKLGLHSPEDDTQYISFVIKEEEEEEEDLPDPDSSTNQLQVTSPEMSDESTMLEHFGKNLTSLGNSFNISPNQEPSHQAYPGEEPYTSYGVGVGGDLTAAGYSRNPTDPQANLSKRLMILQKGKTFFCSECGKSSSWKSALVHHQRIHTGEKPFSCHECGKCFISKSHLILHQRTHTGEKPYSCSECGKSFTCSSHLVTHRRVHTGEKPYSCSECGKSFISSSNLIRHQKFHTGDKPYPCPDCGKCYRYNSDLARHQRRRPGGKPYSCSECGMCYFSKCALAVHLQSHGLAPRVLQ is encoded by the exons ATGGATGCCCCAAGAATGAAGGAGGACAAACCTAACGTCACCCAGATAATACTAAATCTCACCCTTGAGACCATCTacctgctgactggagag GACTATGAAGTAATGAAGAGGACGTCTGATGATGGTGTCACTTCCCGTGTCCCCGGGGTATTGAACAGGAGCTGGAGCCATACTCTGAATCCTTCACCTCTTGTTATGAAGCAGGAGAAGAATGACAAGAAAATTCTGGAACTCACCAACCAGGTCATTCACatactgaccggagag GTGTGGAAGCATTTGGGAAAAACAACTCTATATGACTACACAAACCTTGAAGAATCTCCATCTATACGGTTGCGTG atGTGACTCATGACGATCCACCCAACTGCACCAAGGTGGCATCTAATTTCCATGGTGATGATGACCATATGTCCTTTAGGCATGACTTATCTGCAGGGTCTCATCTACCAGAGCCTGACATCTCCACATCAGTTCTTGTCAAAGAGGAGTCCTTGTCAAATGAAGAAGATCTTCTCCACATGGAGGTCTCCAAACGAATTCCACATACACAACATACATCTAGTGAAGATCTTCTCCACTTGGAG GTCTCCAAACCAAGACTACGTACACAACATACATCTAGTGAAGATCTTCTCCACTCGGAGGTCTCCAAATCAAGACTACGTACACAACAAACATCTAGTGAAGATCTTCTCCACCTTGAGGTCTCCAAACCAAGACTACGTACACAACATACATCTAGTAAAGAAGATCTTCTCCACTCGGAGGTCTCCAAATCAAGACTACGTACACAACATACATCTAGTGAAGATCTTCTCCACTCGGAGGTCTCCAAATCAAGACTACGTACACAACAAACATCTAGTGAAGATCTTCTCCACCTTGAGGTCTCCAAACCAAGACTACGTACACAACATACATCTAGTAAAGAAGATCTTCTCCACTTGGAGGTCTCCAAATCAAGACTACGTACACAACAAACATCTAGTGAAGATCTTCTCCACCTTGAGGTCTCCAAACCAAGACTACGTACACAACATACATCTAGTAAAGAAGATCTTCTCCACTTGGAGGTCTCCAAACCAAGACCATGTACACAACAAACATCTAGTGAAGATCTTCTCCACTTGGAGGTCTCCAAACCAAGTCTACGTACACAACATACATCCAGTGAAGATCTTCTACATGTGGAGGTCTCCAAACCTAGACTACGTACACAACATACATCTAGTGAAGAAGATCTTCTCCACTTGGAGGTCTCCAAACCAAGACCACCTACACAACATACATCTCAAATTGATGCATTCTCACATGAAGACAGGCACCCGGGAAAGCTTGGTCTTCATAGCCCTGAAGATGATACTCAATACATATCTTTTGTCattaaagaggaggaggaggaggaagaagatctaccAGACCCAGACTCATCCACCAATCAATTACAGGTCACATCTCCAGAAATGTCAGATGAATCGACTATGTTGGAACATTTTGGTAAAAATTTGACTTCCCTTGGGAACAGTTTTAATATCTCACCAAACCAGGAACCCTCACATCAAGCCTACCCTGGTGAGGAACCATATACTAGTTATGGTGTCGGTGTAGGTGGTGATTTGACTGCAGCTGGGTACTCCAGAAACCCTACTGACCCACAGGCGAATCTCAGCAAGCGTCTGATGATTCTCCAGAAAGGAAAAACCTTCTTCTGCTCAGAGTGCGGAAAATCATCCTCATGGAAGTCGGCATTAGTCCATCACCAGCgcattcacacaggagagaagccgtttTCTTGCcatgagtgcgggaaatgctttatTAGTAAGTCCCACCTCATTCTACACCAAAGGACTCATacgggagagaagccatattcATGTTCGGAGTGTGGAAAGTCCTTCACCTGCAGCTCGCACCTTGTTACGCACAGAAGGgttcacacgggagagaagccttaTTCCTGCTCTGAGTGCGGCAAAAGCTTCATCAGCAGCTCAAACCTCATCCGGCACCAGAAGTTTCACACCGGAGACAAGCCGTATCCGTGCCCAGACTGCGGCAAATGCTACCGGTACAACTCTGACCTGGCTAGGCatcagaggaggaggcctggtggAAAACCGTACTCTTGTTCGGAGTGTGGAATGTGTTATTTTAGCAAATGCGCCCTCGCTGTGCATCTACAAAGTCATGGACTGGCTCCTCGTGTTCTGCAGTAG